The Vulpes lagopus strain Blue_001 chromosome 6, ASM1834538v1, whole genome shotgun sequence genome has a segment encoding these proteins:
- the ENTPD5 gene encoding ectonucleoside triphosphate diphosphohydrolase 5 isoform X1 has protein sequence MATTWGAAFFMLVASCVCSTVFQRDQQTWFEGVFLSSMCPINVSASTLYGIMFDAGSTGTRIHVYTFVQKIPGQLPILEGEIFDSVKPGLSAFVDQPKQGAETVQGLLEVAKDSIPQSHWKRTPVVLKATAGLRLLPEQKAQALLFEVREIFKKSPFLVPNDSVSIMDGSYEGILAWVTVNFLTGQLHGHSQETVGTLDLGGASTQITFLPQFEKTLEQTPRGYLTSFEMFNSTYKLYTHSYLGFGLKAARLATLGALETEGIDGHTFRSACLPRWLEAEWIFGGVKYQYGGNKEGKMGFEPCYAEVLRVVQGKLHQPEEVQRSSFYAFSYYYDRAVDTGMIDYETGGVLKVEDFKRKAREVCDNLENFTSGSPFLCMDLSYITALLKDGFGFADSTVLQLSKKVNNIETGWALGATFHLLQSLGISH, from the exons ATGGCCACTACCTGGGGGGCAGCCTTTTTCATGCTGGTGGCATCCTGTGTTTGCAGCACTGTCTTCCAGAGAGACCAGCAGACTTGGTTTGAGGGTGTCTTCCTGTCTTCCATGTGCCCCATCAATGTCAGTGCCAGCACATTGTATGGAATTATGTTTGACGCAGGGAGCACTGGAACACGAATTCACGTTTACACCTTTGTGCAGAAAATACCAG GACAGCTTCCAATTCTGGAAGGGGAAATTTTTGATTCTGTGAAACCAGGACTTTCTGCTTTTGTAGATCAACCTAAGCAG GGTGCTGAGACTGTTCAAGGACTCTTAGAAGTGGCCAAAGACTCAATCCCGCAAAGTCACTGGAAAAGAACCCCGGTGGTCCTGAAGGCAACAGCAGGACTGCGCTTACTGCCAGAACAGAAAGCCCAGGCTCTGCTCTTTGAG GTAAGAGAAATCTTTAAGAAGTCACCTTTCCTGGTACCAAATGACAGTGTTAGCATCATGGACGGATCCTATGAAG gcATATTAGCTTGGGTTACTGTGAATTTCCTGACAG GTCAGCTGCATGGCCACAGCCAGGAGACTGTGGGGACCCTCGACCTGGGGGGAGCCTCCACCCAAATCACGTTCCTACCCCAGTTTGAG AAAACCCTGGAACAAACCCCTAGGGGCTACCTCACTTCATTTGAGATGTTTAACAGCACTTATAAGCTCTATACACATAG TTACTTGGGATTTGGATTGAAAGCTGCAAGACTAGCAACCCTGGGAGCCCTGGAAACAGAAG GGATTGATGGACACACTTTTCGAAGTGCCTGTCTACCAAGATGGTTGGAAGCAGAGTGGATCTTTGGGGGTGTGAAATACCAGTATGGTGGCAACAAAGAAG GGAAGATGGGCTTTGAGCCCTGCTATGCTGAAGTGCTAAGGGTGGTCCAAGGAAAACTTCACCAGCCGGAGGAGGTCCAGAGAAGCTCTTTCTACGCTTTCTCTTACTATTATGATCGTGCTGTTGACACAGGCATGATTG ATTATGAAACAGGGGGTGTTTTAAAAgttgaagattttaaaagaaaagcaagggaaG TGTGTGATAACTTGGAAAACTTCACCTCAGGCAGTCCTTTCCTGTGCATGGATCTCAGTTACATCACAGCCCTGTTGAAGGACGGCTTTGGCTTTGCAGACAGTACTGTCTTACAG CTCTCAAAGAAAGTGAACAACATAGAGACAGGCTGGGCCTTGGGGGCCACCTTTCACCTTTTGCAGTCTCTGGGCATCTCCCACTGA
- the ENTPD5 gene encoding ectonucleoside triphosphate diphosphohydrolase 5 isoform X2: MATTWGAAFFMLVASCVCSTVFQRDQQTWFEGVFLSSMCPINVSASTLYGIMFDAGSTGTRIHVYTFVQKIPGQLPILEGEIFDSVKPGLSAFVDQPKQGAETVQGLLEVAKDSIPQSHWKRTPVVLKATAGLRLLPEQKAQALLFEVREIFKKSPFLVPNDSVSIMDGSYEGILAWVTVNFLTGQLHGHSQETVGTLDLGGASTQITFLPQFEKTLEQTPRGYLTSFEMFNSTYKLYTHSYLGFGLKAARLATLGALETEGIDGHTFRSACLPRWLEAEWIFGGVKYQYGGNKEGKMGFEPCYAEVLRVVQGKLHQPEEVQRSSFYAFSYYYDRAVDTGMIDYETGGVLKVEDFKRKAREALKESEQHRDRLGLGGHLSPFAVSGHLPLRPTPLLLRTSFANKLFKSKRRKDSEMF, translated from the exons ATGGCCACTACCTGGGGGGCAGCCTTTTTCATGCTGGTGGCATCCTGTGTTTGCAGCACTGTCTTCCAGAGAGACCAGCAGACTTGGTTTGAGGGTGTCTTCCTGTCTTCCATGTGCCCCATCAATGTCAGTGCCAGCACATTGTATGGAATTATGTTTGACGCAGGGAGCACTGGAACACGAATTCACGTTTACACCTTTGTGCAGAAAATACCAG GACAGCTTCCAATTCTGGAAGGGGAAATTTTTGATTCTGTGAAACCAGGACTTTCTGCTTTTGTAGATCAACCTAAGCAG GGTGCTGAGACTGTTCAAGGACTCTTAGAAGTGGCCAAAGACTCAATCCCGCAAAGTCACTGGAAAAGAACCCCGGTGGTCCTGAAGGCAACAGCAGGACTGCGCTTACTGCCAGAACAGAAAGCCCAGGCTCTGCTCTTTGAG GTAAGAGAAATCTTTAAGAAGTCACCTTTCCTGGTACCAAATGACAGTGTTAGCATCATGGACGGATCCTATGAAG gcATATTAGCTTGGGTTACTGTGAATTTCCTGACAG GTCAGCTGCATGGCCACAGCCAGGAGACTGTGGGGACCCTCGACCTGGGGGGAGCCTCCACCCAAATCACGTTCCTACCCCAGTTTGAG AAAACCCTGGAACAAACCCCTAGGGGCTACCTCACTTCATTTGAGATGTTTAACAGCACTTATAAGCTCTATACACATAG TTACTTGGGATTTGGATTGAAAGCTGCAAGACTAGCAACCCTGGGAGCCCTGGAAACAGAAG GGATTGATGGACACACTTTTCGAAGTGCCTGTCTACCAAGATGGTTGGAAGCAGAGTGGATCTTTGGGGGTGTGAAATACCAGTATGGTGGCAACAAAGAAG GGAAGATGGGCTTTGAGCCCTGCTATGCTGAAGTGCTAAGGGTGGTCCAAGGAAAACTTCACCAGCCGGAGGAGGTCCAGAGAAGCTCTTTCTACGCTTTCTCTTACTATTATGATCGTGCTGTTGACACAGGCATGATTG ATTATGAAACAGGGGGTGTTTTAAAAgttgaagattttaaaagaaaagcaagggaaG CTCTCAAAGAAAGTGAACAACATAGAGACAGGCTGGGCCTTGGGGGCCACCTTTCACCTTTTGCAGTCTCTGGGCATCTCCCACTGAGACCAACCCCCCTTCTTCTAAGGACTTCATTTGCCAAcaagctttttaaaagtaaaagaagaaaggactCAGAAATGTTCTGA